The following coding sequences lie in one Saimiri boliviensis isolate mSaiBol1 chromosome 6, mSaiBol1.pri, whole genome shotgun sequence genomic window:
- the LOC141584776 gene encoding LOW QUALITY PROTEIN: leucine-rich repeat-containing protein 37A2-like (The sequence of the model RefSeq protein was modified relative to this genomic sequence to represent the inferred CDS: substituted 1 base at 1 genomic stop codon) — translation MEVEPSPVQQDNHPIPTEQADIFLVQPDLRSPLLHSPEKIKFPVQQEATIQTPDSPKEVEPSPVWQEFRAESPLSLKEVEPSVTQKEASGHPPKFTEEISPPLQQEIPAQPSEPPGKVELSLVLQQDPTQLLEPPKEVGSSPVQQAVPAQSSEPPMVIEPSLTQRISPTLPPELPEEVEPSLTQQDVPAQIPEPPMEAEPSPPQQEAILQAPEPPKEVETSSQQMVPAQVPEPPKEVAAQPPAHYELTIPTPGQDQGQHSTSPSVTVQPLDLGLTITPESMTEVELSPTMQETPTQPPKKVVPQLPVYQEVTVPTPGQDQAQHPVSPSVTVLPLDLGLTIPPEPTTEVEHSTPLKKTVVTPMHPKMILPHPDEVQTQHSNLTQATLQPLDLGFTITPESTTEVEPSTATAPPPKHPEVTLPPSDKGQTQHSNLTQVTVQPLDLEVTITTEPTTEVKPSPATEETSTQPPDLGLAITPEPTTEAGHSASAALEKTTATRPDQVQTQYQNLTDVTGPPTDLEPTQDSLVXSESYIQNKTLTAPEEQASASTNICELCTCRDETLSCTDHCPKRRLRHVPVPEPKTYNGTFTVL, via the coding sequence ATGGAGGTTGAACCTTCTCCAGTCCAGCAGGACAACCATCCTATTCCCACTGAGCAGGCAGACATTTTTCTAGTCCAGCCTGATCTCCGTTCCCCACTTCTGCATTCTCCTGAAAAGATTAAATTTCCAGTCCAGCAAGAGGCCACAATTCAGACTCCAGATTCTCCTAAGGAGGTAGAACCTTCTCCAGTCTGGCAAGAGTTCCGAGCTGAATCACCATTGTCCCTTAAGGAGGTTGAACCATCTGTAACCCAGAAGGAAGCCTCAGGTCATCCTCCGAAGTTCACGGAAGAGATCAGCCCTCCACTGCAGCAGgagataccagctcagccatcaGAGCCACCTGGGAAGGTCGAACTATCTCTTGTCCTACAGCAGGACCCAACTCAGCTTTTAGAGCCACCTAAAGAGGTAGGATCCTCTCCAGTCCAGCAAGCAGTCCCTGCTCAGTCTTCAGAGCCCCCTATGGTGATAGAACCCTCTCTGACTCAGCGGATCTCCCCAACTTTGCCTCCAGAGTTGCCTGAAGAGGTGGAACCATCTCTAACTCAGCAGGACGTTCCAGCTCAGATTCCAGAGCCTCCTATGGAGGCAGAACCTTCTCCACCCCAGCAGGAGGCCATACTTCAGGCTCCAGAGCCCCCTAAGGAGGTGGAAACTTCAAGTCAGCAGATGGTCCCAGCTCAGGTTCCAGAGCCACCTAAGGAGGTTGCAGCTCAACCTCCAGCTCATTATGAGTTGACAATTCCAACACCAGGTCAGGATCAAGGTCAGCATTCGACATCGCCTAGTGTCACAGTTCAACCTTTGGACCTGGGACTTACCATCACTCCAGAATCCATGACAGAGGTTGAACTGTCTCCAACCATGCAGGAGactccaactcagcctcctaagaaagTTGTACCCCAACTTCCAGTATATCAAGAGGTAACAGTTCCAACACCAGGTCAGGATCAAGCTCAGCATCCAGTGTCACCCAGCGTTACAGTTCTACCTTTGGACCTGGGACTTACCATACCTCCAGAACCCACTACGGAGGTTGAACATTCTACACCCCTGAAGAAGACTGTAGTGACTCCAATGCACCCTAAGATGATACTTCCACATCCAGACGAAGTTCAGACTCAGCATTCAAACCTGACTCAAGCCACACTTCAACCTTTGGATCTGGGGTTCACCATCACTCCCGAATCCACTACAGAGGTTGAACCTTCCACAGCTACAGCTCCTCCTCCAAAACACCCTGAGGTGACACTTCCACCTTCAGACAAGGGTCAGACTCAGCATTCAAACCTGACTCAAGTCACAGTTCAGCCGCTGGACCTAGAGGTTACCATAACTACAGAACCTACTACAGAGGTTAAACCATCTCCAGCCACAGAGGAGACCTCAACTCAGCCTCCAGATCTGGGGCTTGCTATAACTCCAGAACCCACTACAGAGGCTGGACATTCTGCATCTGCAGCCCTGGAGAAGACTACAGCTACTCGTCCAGACCAGGTTCAGACTCAGTATCAAAACCTGACTGATGTCACAGGTCCACCTACTGATCTAGAACCTACTCAGGATTCATTGGTGTAGTCTGAAAGTTACATCCAAAATAAGACTTTAACCGCACCAGAGGAACAGGCCTCTGCAAGCACCAACATCTGTGAGCTCTGTACCTGCAGAGATGAGACGCTGTCGTGTACTGATCACTGCCCAAAGCGGAGGCTCCGCCACGTGCCTGTGCCAGAGCCCAAGACCTACAACGGCACCTTCACCGTCTTGTAA